The genomic DNA GATGTCGGCGAGCAGCCCGGGGTGCGTGGGCACCCACCCGAAGCGCTCCCGGGTCGGTGCGCTCGACGTCGGGTTGTCGAGCGCGCTGACGTACCGGGCGAGTCGGACCGCACGGCCGGCGGGAACACGGCCGGCGCGTTACGCCGGTGCACCGATGGCCAGCGGTTCGATCCCTCGCCGACGAGGGCGTCCGCGATCAGCTCCGGCAGGGCCGACTCGTCGTTACACGATCCAACGGCGGCAAGCTATCAGCCATACCCGAAACCTCTGGGTCCGCCGATCTTGCGAATGACCAGCTCAGTCGCTGCTTCTGAGGCCAAGTTCCCTGCCGGCGCTCGTTGAACTTTCAGGACATGTTCGACGAGTGACTCCCAGCATGATGCTCGAGCAGGAGTGCGGTGGCGGCGGCCCGTAGAGCACCTGCTGCTGGAATGTGCGGTCGGCGTCGTCGAGCAACGCGGCGAAGATGCCCGCCCGGCCGAAACGCCGGAAGACGGATCCCTTGGCCAGCGTGCCCAGCTTGGCCCGCTTGGCCCGCTCGGCCCGCTCGGCCAGTGCGTCCATGGTGACCCGCCTCGAGCCCCTTTCGGCGATCATCTCGCGCGCGACCTTCAGCAGGTGTTCACGGTCGCGGGCGGCGTCGGCACGCTCGGCGCCCGGGGGGCGATGTGCAGGCGGAATGTGTTCACGGTCACACACCCTACCCGAGCGGAATAACTAACCGGGGTAAAGTCCGTTTAGGGGGAAGTCCGCTTGTGATGGTGCGGGCCACGGAGCCCGCCTCACAACCCCGCCGCCCCAAGGGCGGGCAAGACCGACCAAGGAGTTGACCATGACCCTGTTCCGACTCGATGCCAGCATCCTGCCCGCGGCTTCCGCCAGCGCGGAGATCGCCGACGTGGTCGAGGCCAAGTGGGTGGCAGCGCATCCCGGCGAAGAGGTGGTGCGCCGCCACCTGGGGACCGACCCGCTGTCGCCCCACACCTGGGCGAGTGCCGTCGTCGCCGGCTTCATCCCCGAATCGGAGCGCACTCCCGCCCAGCGTGAGGCGCTCGCGGACGCCAAGGATCTCGTCGAGGAGCTGGCGTCCGCGGATGCCGTCGTCCTGGCCGTGCCGTTCTACAACTTCGGCGTCTCCCAGCACTTCAAGACGTGGGTCGACCTGGTGATCGCCGCCGCAGGTCCGACCACGCCCGTTCTGAAGGGCAAGCCGACGGTGCTGGTCACCGTGCGCGGCGGCGGCTACGGCCCGGGCACCCCGCGCGAGGGCTGGGACCACTCCACCCCCTACCTCAGGCGCATCCTCGCCGATGTCTGGGAGGCCGATCTGACCGTCATCGAGCGTGAGCTCACCCTCGCGGCCACCACCCCCGGCATGGAAAGCCTGCGCGATCTTGCCGCCGAGCTGCGTACCAGGGCTCTCGAGGAAGCCGACAAGGTCGGCACCGGCATCGCCACCATCTGACTCCGACCCCGGCGGTCTCGACCCGGCCACTGCCGAGGCCACCGCGACAGGAGAAGCGGCAGGGCGGCCTCAACGACCACGGCGCGCCCCACGCCCCACTCCACGCTGACCCTGACTGAACTCTCAACCCGCGCGCCCACACCAGCGGCGCTCCAAGAACCAGAGAACAAGCACCAAGTCATGCAGAGCGGCGCCCAACTGTGACGCCCGACCGAACGGAGTCCCCGATGTCCACGCAGATCACGCCCGGCCACTACACACTCGACCCGGCACGCAGCACGGTCCGCTTCCGGCGAAAGACGTTCTGGGGCCTGACGACCGTCAACGGCCTCTTCGGCTCGGTGCAGGGCACCGGCACGCTCGCGTCGGCCGGTACCGCCGATGGCGGTCTCGTCATCGACGTCGCCTCGATCGACTCGAAGCACACCAAGCGCGACACCCACCTGCGCAGCAAGGACATGCTCGACGCCGAGTCGTTCCCGAAGATCACCTTCGACGCCGACCGCATCACGCCCACGGGCCTGAACTCGGCCGACGTCCAGGGCAAACTCACCGTCCGCGGGACCAGCCGAAAGCTGAGCTTCCCGGCGAATTTCAGCCCGCAGGGTGCCAATGCGGTCGTGCTGCGCGCCGCCGTCGAGATCGATCCGGCGCAGTTCGGGCTCAAGAACCCTCTCGGCATGATGAAGGGCTCGGCTGTCATCGATCTCGACCTGCGCTTCACCGCGTGAACTGAACACGGCCCCGGCGCCGGCTCGGCCTCGACCGTGGGCCATACCTCGGACGAGCGAGAACACCGAAAGATCGAGAAGAAAGAGTCCAATCATGAGCAGCATCAGCATCGTCGGGACGGGGAACATGGCCCGCGTCCTGGGCAGCCGCGCACTCGCGGGCGGCAACGCGGTCGAGGTCATCGGCCGCGACGCTTCCAAGGCCGACGCTCTGGCGAGGGAGATCGGCGGCGGCGCCACGGCGGGGACGATCGGCGCGGCCCCGGCCGGCGACATCGTCATCCTCGCTGTGCCCTACGCCCACGCCGTACCGCTCGTGCGCCAGTTCGGCAACGCGCTGTCGGGCAAGGTGATCGTCGACATCACCAACCCGTTCAATGCGAACATCACGGGGCTGGTGACGCCCGAGGACAGTTCCGCCGCGCAGGAGATCGCCAAGGCCGCCCCCGCGGATGCGCACGTCGTCAAGGCGTTCAACACCGTCTTCGGCCACGTGCTGGCCGCCTACACGCCCGAGGACCTCCGCCCGCTGGACGTGTTCATCGCCGGCGACGACGCCGACGCCAAGGCGCGCGTGTCGTCGTTCGTCGAGAGCCTCGCGCTGCGCCCGCTCGACATCGGCGACGTGACGAGCGCTCGTTGGCTCGAAGGAACGAGCGTGCTGTTGATGCGCGCCATGTTCGGCAAAGCCGTCGACAGCAACAGCTTCACTGTCGGACTCACCGTTCGCGGCTGACGGCACGCACGCCTGTCATGCGCCAAACGGTTCACAGTGATCGCGGCTGTGAACGCCGCCCTGCTGGGCAACCCGGTCGAAGACGGCAAGCTGTTCGAAGACAAGCTGCTGCGATGTCGCAAGCCGCGCGTCGACACGACTGTGGTCGACGCCGACATCGACCACCTTACGGACCTGACCTCCTCGAACACGGAGTACGCAAACTGGGCCGACCGGTTGGGCGGATCAAGGCGTCCGGGGCAGCCGGCCGCACCCGCTTCCGTGATCGCAGCCGGTCGGCGGGGCGCCGCTTGAAGGAGATCTCGCGCATGCTGCGCCGACGTACCGGCCAGGCACTGGACGAGATCGATCGGCTCACCGGTGACAATGCCGCCATGGCCCGCGCGGGCGGGCGGGCCGCGGCGGCGGTGGAGCGCAGTGCCCGGCACCCCCTGGGCAAGCGGCCTTCGGGCCACTGACACACCTGATGGGCGAGCTGGCCGCGACCTCGGCCGGCACCCGCCGACTCCTGGAGCAGACCGACTTGCGGCTGGCGGGTATCCGCACCATCCCCGACCCGCTGATCTCGTGGGCGACCCCGACGCTCGACCGATCCGCAGGGAAAAGCCCCAGCATCCGACCCAGTTCGGCTACACCGCACTTGTGGCCGAGGACGAACGCGGCTTCATCGTCGATCACCAGGTCCAGCGCGGGAACAACCGGAGAGTCGGCATCGACGCCCGCACACTGTTCTCACCGGATTCCTGGCGCGGGTGCGGTGACGATGGCGTGTCCGGTAGGACGATCCGCGGTTCCGCTCGACTGCTGCGGGTCAGGGCTGGTCGCCCACGAGAGCGACTGCGCGCGTCTCGGGAACTCCCAGCATGAGCAGGCTCGTGATCGTCGCTGCTTGGGCGCCGAGGGTCCCGTCCGACAGGTCACTGTCCGCAAGGGCGAACACGACGCCGTAGGCAACCTGGCTCAGAATGCCCGCCGGCAGGTGCTGCGCGAACACTTCGCTGTCCTGGCCCCGTTTCACGAGGTCGGCGAGGAGCTCATCGACTGGCCCGAGCAGACCGTGGATCGCCTCGCCGTACTCGCCACGGCGCAGCGCCAACAGCACTCGGTACCGGTGGGCCACCGGCCAGACGCGGGCGATGAATTCGACCCACGTCGCGTCCGCTTCCGCGCCGGAGGCGTTGACGTCGGTGAGTACGGCCGTCACCTCGGTGACAGCCTGTTCCGTGAGTGTTTTAACCAGGTCGAGGCGCGAGGGGAAATGGTCATAGACCGTGCGACGGACCACGCCGGCAGCGGAGGCGATGTCGCCCATTCCGGCGTCGGGGTTCTCTCCCAGGACATCGAGGGCAACGTCGAGGATGCGACGGCGGGTCTCGATCATCGAGCGCACACGAGCGGACTGATTGGACACTGCACCAGTATTGCACATGGGTGTACAGTGAGCTTGGCTGTACACCCGTGTGCAGTGAAGAGTTGCGCCGCGCTTCGAAGCTCATGAGAAGAGGAGAAGGCAATGACCGCACCGGTGCCACCCCCCGCGACCCTCGTCCGCCCGTTCACCGTCACGATCCCCGAATCGGAGATCGACGACGTCAAGCAGCGACTGGCCAGAACTCGATGGCCGGATCCGGAGACGGTGGGCGACTGGTCGCAAGGGGTTCGCGTGGAGAACGCCAGATCTCTGGTCGACTACTGGGAGCGCGGCTACGACTGGCGACGCTTCGAGTCCGGCCTCAATCGCTTCCCCCAATTCCTGACCGAGATTGATGGGCTGGACATCCACTTCATCCACGTCAGGTCCAAGAATCTCAACGCGATGCCGCTGATACTCACGCACGGATGGCCAGGCTCGATCGTCGAGTTCCTGAAGCTGATCGGCCCGCTGACCGATCCGGTTTCGTTCGGGGGAGACGCCGCCGATTCATTCGACGTCGTCGTCCCGTCGCTCCCGGGGTTCGGGTTCTCCCAGAAGCCCACGGAGACCGGGTGGACGGTATCGCGCATCGCCGGCGCATGGGCGGAGCTGATGAAGCGACTCGGCTACACGAGATGGGCCGCGCAGGGCGGCGATTGGGGTGCCGTCGTCACCACCGCCCTGGGGGCCATGCAGCCTGAGGGGCTTCTCGGAATTCATCTGAACACCCAGTACGCCTTTCCCGCACAGATACCCGACACCTTGACGCCCGAACAGCGCTACGCCGTGGAGACCCTCGCCCTCTACGCCGGTGATCTCGGCGGGTCGAACCACCTTCAGGGCACGAAGCCGGAGACTGTCGGTTTCGCCCTGGCGGACTCTCCGGCCGGCCAGGCGGCCTGGATCTACGAGAAGTTCCAGTCCAAGACCGACAACCACGGGCTCGCCGAGGATGCTCTCAGCCGCGACGACATGCTCGATGCGATTTCCCTCTACTGGTTCACCAACAGCGCAGCGTCGTCCGGCCGCATCTACTGGGAGAACAAATCGCTCACTTTCGCCGGACCGAAGGTGACGCTTCCGGTCGCGGTGACCGTCTTCCCGAGGGACATCCCACGCGTGCCACGTAGCTGGATCGAAGAAACTTACAGCAACCTGATCCACTACGGCGAGGCCGACAAGGGCGGGCACTTCGCGGCCTTGGAACAGCCCGAAATCCTGGTCACCGAAATCCGCACCGGCCTGCGCGCCCTTCGTTCCTGACGCCAACGCGCGAGCTCTGGAGGGCACGGTGCCACTTCGAGACCGTTTCTGAAGGAGCCCGGCGCGCTCTGAGTGGGCCTCGATCGGGTTGGTCCTGGACGCGTGGATGTCTGGTGGGGCGGGTGGTGCCGTCTTGAGGACGAAGTCCTCGTCGTCAGGACCGAGCAGGCGGGGACGGCCTCTCGTCCACCGAGGGGCCAGGCGTGCCAGGGCGATCTCGTTGAGCCGGTGGATCAGGTCCCGGACGGTGTCCTCGTCGGCCTGGACCGGCTCGGCGATCACCGGGGCCCGATTCCCGCCGGCCGATGCCAGCAGCATCATCACGCACGGCCGGACCGGCCGGCGTAGTCACGCCGGTGAGGACCGTCGGCCCCTGTCGTCCGCCCCGGAGCCGCCCTTCTCCCCGGCGGCGTCCGTGCGCGGATCCGTGCGTGTGTCCGTCAGCGGATCTTCATCGGTGCGGCCGTCCATCTCCTGCCGCCACAAGCGGTGTTCCCGGTCGGCCCAGGTCCGCGAGACCGTCCCCCGCCACATGCCCTCCCGGGCCCCGGGGTCACCGGCCGCCTTCCAGACGTGACCGGCCAGCACCACCGCGATCGTCAGCGCGAGCCAGTCGTGCACGAAGGTCGCGCCCATGCGGACGGACAGGGAGGCCAGTTCGGGGAACCAGAGCAGCAGCCCCGTCCCCACCATGACCAGTCCCGCGCCCGCCGTCCAGGAGGCGTAGAGCTTCTGGCCGGCGTTGAACTTGCCGGAAGGGATGTTCGTCGTGCCGGTGCGACGGACCGCTGCCCGCAGCCAGCGTCGGTCGTGGGGCGCGAAACGGCCGAGCCGCCGCAGGTCCGAGCGCAGTGCTCGGGACACCATGCCCACCAGCACCGGTACGGGAAGCGCGATTCCGGACCACTCGTGCACCACGGTCACCAGCGGCCGGCGGCCGACGAGCTGGGAGAGCGGCGAAATGTACAGGCACGCGGCCGTGAAGACGCACACCCCCGCCAGGAGCGCGGTGGCGTGATGGGCCCAGCGTGCCGAGGCGGTGAAGCGCAGCAGCCGGCCGGCCCGTGACGGGGGCGAACCTTCGGCGGAGTCAGGCCGTGGGGGCATCGTCACGTCCGTTCGAGCGTCCCACCCATGCGTCCACGTCGTAGCCACGGCGTTCCCAGTAGCCGGGGATCACCTTGTCGGTGGCGTCGATGCCGGACAGCCACTTGGCGGACTTGTAGAAGTACATCGGGGCCACGTAGAGCCGGACCGGGCCGCCGTGGGCGTGGGTGACCGGCTCGTCCTCCATGCTGGTGGCCACCAGCACTTCGGGATGCCGGGCCTGTTCGAGGGTGAGGCTCTCGGTGTAGGCGCCGTCGAAGCAGGTGAACCGGATGGCCTTGGCCCTGGGCGACACGCCCACGGCGTCCAGGAGGGTGGACAGGCGCACTCCGGCGAACGGCGTCTTCGGCACCCGCCAGCCGGTCACGCACTGCACGTCCCGCACCAGCCGGGTCTGGGGCAGCGCGGCCAGGTCGGACAGTCGGAAGGTTGTCTCCTTGTCCACCAGGCCGCCGATCTGGAGACGGTAGGTCGTCTCGTCCATCTCGGGGGTGTCGGAAGTGACCGTGTAGTACCGGAAACGGTTCCCCGGCAACAGGTTCGCCAGGCCCGTCGGATCCTTCTGCGCCACGGTGTCGATGCCCTTGGCGACCACGTCCTGGATCGGACCCCCGGCCACGACGCCGAGGGCGCCCAGCCCGAGCATGCCCAGCATGACGCGCCGGCCCACCGGGGTGTCACCGTGGTCGGCCTCGGGGTCCGGGAGTGGGGACGGCACGTTGGAAGGATAGTCGTTCATGCCTGGTATACGCACGTGTGCGGCACGGTGTTGAAGGGACCTCGGCGGGCGTGCCGGCGCGGCGCCGAGCTCACCGGAGGTGGCGAACCGGGGAGATCCCGGTCATGGTCGGCGTCGAGATCAGTCCCCAGCCGCTCCACGGTGCCGGGACAGCCCGGACCGCCGCGTGCGGGACGACGACGCTGTCCGGGACGGGCTGGAACGTGCCCTGGGAAGAGGAGTTGAACCGCAGGAGCGGTCCGCCGGTACGGCCGCCGGACCGCTCTGAGTGGCCGAGGCGTCCGGGACTGTCAGTCACCCAGGACGTCGGTCACCCTGAGGTGCTCCACATCGACCTCGGCGACGGTGAGGTCGTCGCAGCACCCACGCCGTCTTTGAGTCGGCGCTGAAGCCGATCGCCTGGCGGGGGAGAGCGCGGCGCCGTAGGGCTTCTCACCCACGGGGACCGTAGTGATCGTCGTGCCGGACGCGGTGTCGACGACGGAGATATCGGCGGTCTCGGTGTTGGCCGCGTACAGGCGGTCGCCGGCGCGGTTGACCGACACCGCGCGCAGACCGTGGAACCCGCCGATCTGCCGCATCGTGCGGTCCTTGCTCCCGAGGTCGACGACCGTGACGGTGTCGGCCGCCGCGTTGTTGGCGTACAGCCACTTGCCGTCCCTGGTCTGCGCGGTGCCGAACACACCGGCCCCGAGCGGCAAACGCCGGGTGACACGGAAGCCGAACACGGAGATGCGGTCCACGACACCGCGCGCGCTGTCGGACACGGTGAAGCTCTTGCTGTCCGGGGCGAACAGGATGTTGCGCGGGCTGACGTACCCCTTGCTCTCGGCGATCTTCCGGCCGCTGTGCACGTCGATGACGACGAGGTGGTCGGAGTGGGAGTTCGTCGCTACGGCGAGCCTCTCGTTGGGGCTCACCGCGAGGGTGTTGTTGGTGGCGTCGACGGTGGGGTCCCGGTCCTCGGGCTCCTCGGGGTTCTCGACCTCGACCTCGCTGGTGTTGGCGCCGAAGTCCACCACGGTGGAGGCGAACCCCTTCGACGACGACTTCTTCTCTGGCTTCTCCGGCTTCTCCGGCTTCTCCGGCTTCTCCGGCGCGTCCGCGCCGGCCGTGGTCACCGCCGCACCGGACAGGGCGAGCGCGGCGAGCGCGGTGGTGGCGATCATCGTCCGGCGCGTGGTCCTGAGGCGTTTCACCTGGGCTGTCTCCTTGATCTGAATGTCCCCGCCGCGCATGACCGGTGTCCGGGCGTTTGTAGCGCCGGAGTCTCCACGAGGACCGGTTCGCGTGCTCTGTCGGCTCTGCAACCGTTGTCATGAGGGGTACGCCGCCGTGCCACGTTGTGTTGACGGAGAAGTGGATCAATCCCGAGGTGTCGCTCCTCCGCGTCACCCGAACATGCCTTGCGTTCTCCCCGAACCGGCACCGCTACCGGCCGGATCCCCCGGGAGGCCCCACCTGGCGCGGTAGTGCCTGCGCTACCGAGGCTCGGCAGCGCACGGGATCGAGATGCGGCGGACCCCGGAGGAGGCTGATCCGTGTCAGCAGGAGCGTCCAGCAGAGAGATTCCCCCGTGTCCCAGCATCGTGCCTCGAAGTCCCGCCTGCGCCGGCGTTCGGCCCTCGCGGTCTCCGCCCTCGCGGGCGGCGCGGCCGGGCAGCTCGTCGCCCGCCCCAGCGACGTCAACCGCCTCCTGACCGCGCTGATGGACGGCAGGCTCCTCAAGCCCGCCCAGCTCAGGGAGATGCGGACCACGGTCGAGACCAAGGGCCTGCACGACGGCTGGCGCGCTACGGCCTCGGCATCGTCGAGATACCGCTGAGCTGCGGCGGTGTCGCCTGGGGCCACGGCGGCGACTTCGACGGCTACGAGAACCGCAACGGCGTCACGGACCGCGGCCGGGCGGCCACCGTCGCCGTGACGGCGACGCCTTCCACCCTGGAGGGCGCGGAAGCCGTCAACAAGGCCCTGGACACCGCCCTGTGCACGTGCTGACCCCGATTTCGCCCATCCCGCCCATCCTGCCCTCCCGCTTCCGCGTTCCGCGTTCCGTGTTCCGTGTTCCGCAAGGAGATCTCCATGTCCAAGCCCAGCCGACGTCGTACCCTGACCGCCCTGAGCGGGGTCGCCGCGGCCCTCGCCCTGTCCGTGCCCGCGGCCGACGCGTTGACGAGCCACACGACCGCCACCCCGGCCGAGCACAGCCAGGACGCCTTCAAGAGCCGGACCGACGCTGCCGTCCGCAAGAGCCTCACGTCACTGGTGAAGAAGGACGGCTTCCCGGGCGCGCTCGCCTCCCTCAGCGATCCGGACGGCCGCGCCCGCAATTACACGGCGGGAGTGGGCAACCTGAAGACCAGGTCCAAGGTGCCCACCGACGGCCAGGTGCGCATCGCCAGCAACACCAAGATGTTCACCGCGACCGTGGTCCTGCAACTGGTCGGTGAGGGCAGGATCGACCTCGACGTGCCGATCGAGACGTACCTGCCGGGTCTGGTGCGCGGCGACGGCATCGACGGCCACGACATCACCGTGCGCCAGCTGCTCCAGCACACCAGCGGACTGGCCGACTACGACGAGGAGGTCGTGCAGGACTACCTGACCAAGCAGCAGCACCGCTACTTCGAGCCCCGCGAGCTCGTCGAGTTCGGGCTCGGCAAGAAGGCGCTGTTCGCCCCCGGCACCGGCTGGAGCTACAGCAACACCAACTACGTCCTGGCCGGCCTCCTCGTGCAGAAGGTCACCGGCCGCCCCATCGGTGAGGAGATCACCAACCGCGTCATCGAGCCGCTGGGCCTGCGCCACACCTACTGGCCCGGCGTCGGCGACCAGACCATCAAGGGCCGCCACCCTCATGGGTACTTCGCCACCGCGCCCAACACCCCCTACACCGACGTCACCGAGCAGGACCCCTCCGCCGGCTGGGCCGCGGGAGGGCTCATCGGCACCCCCAGCGACCTGAACCGGTTCCTCACCGCGCTCCTCGACGGCAAGCTCCTCGAACCGGAACAGCTCAAGGAGATGAAGACCACCGTCGACGCCCCCGACCTCGACACCGTCGGCGACGGCCACTACGGCCTCGGCCTGGCCACCTTCAAGCTCAGCTGCGGCGGCTACGCCTGGACCCACGGCGGCAACGCCCCCGGCTACACCACCCGCAACGCCGTGACCGAGGACGGCCGGGCGGCCACCATCGCCGTCACCGCGTTGCCCACGGCCCTGCCCGCCGCCGAGCACATCGAGGCCGCCCTCGACACCGCGCTCTGCACCCGCTGACCCGGCTGCCGGACCGACCCCGCTGCCGAGACCGCCGCCGGTGATCGCGACGGGGGAGTGGCTCGTACTCATGGAACTCCCTGACCGACGCCGGCCGCCGCGAGCTGCTGCGCAGACAGCGGGACGCCGACGGCCTGGACACCACCGACAGCCACGATCGCCCGTGCCACCGGCCGCGCGGAGGGGACCTGGCTTCGGGAAACGCAGGCCTGACACGGGCACCGCCAGCAGGCACCCGTCCTCGGCCCGACGGGTCAGGTGATCGGTGTGGAGAGCGTGCCGATGCCGTCGACGGTCACCTCGACCCGGTCTCCCGTCCTCAGGTACCAGCTCGGGGTCCGGGCTCGGCCCACTCCGCCGGGGGTGCCGGTGAGAATCAGGTCGCCGGGTTGGAGTGGGATCATGGTCGACACGTACGCGACCAGGTGCTCCGGGGTGAACAGGAGGTCTGCGACCGGGTGTTCCTGGACCGGGACGCCGTTGACCGTGGTGCGCAGTGTCGCGCTCGACGGGTCGAATTCGTCGCGGGTGACCAGGACGGGGCCCACGGGGGTGGTACGGGTCCAGATCTTGCCCTGAAGCCACTCGGTGGTGCGGTTCTGCCATCCGCGCATCGAGATGTCGTTGGCCACCGTGAACCCGGCGATGTACCGGCCCGCCTCCTCCTCCCGCACCCGGTAGGCGGTGCGCCCCACGACGACGGCCAGCTCTCCCTCCCAGTCCATCTCCGGGTCCTCCGGCACGGTCGCCACCGGATCGGCGGGGCCGGTCAGGGTGTCGGCGAACTTCGCGAAGAGCGTGGGGTGGGCCGGCAGATCGCGGCCCATCTCCTTGATGTGTTCCTTGTAGTTG from Streptomyces sp. CB09001 includes the following:
- a CDS encoding molybdopterin-dependent oxidoreductase gives rise to the protein MLGMLGLGALGVVAGGPIQDVVAKGIDTVAQKDPTGLANLLPGNRFRYYTVTSDTPEMDETTYRLQIGGLVDKETTFRLSDLAALPQTRLVRDVQCVTGWRVPKTPFAGVRLSTLLDAVGVSPRAKAIRFTCFDGAYTESLTLEQARHPEVLVATSMEDEPVTHAHGGPVRLYVAPMYFYKSAKWLSGIDATDKVIPGYWERRGYDVDAWVGRSNGRDDAPTA
- a CDS encoding epoxide hydrolase family protein, which encodes MTAPVPPPATLVRPFTVTIPESEIDDVKQRLARTRWPDPETVGDWSQGVRVENARSLVDYWERGYDWRRFESGLNRFPQFLTEIDGLDIHFIHVRSKNLNAMPLILTHGWPGSIVEFLKLIGPLTDPVSFGGDAADSFDVVVPSLPGFGFSQKPTETGWTVSRIAGAWAELMKRLGYTRWAAQGGDWGAVVTTALGAMQPEGLLGIHLNTQYAFPAQIPDTLTPEQRYAVETLALYAGDLGGSNHLQGTKPETVGFALADSPAGQAAWIYEKFQSKTDNHGLAEDALSRDDMLDAISLYWFTNSAASSGRIYWENKSLTFAGPKVTLPVAVTVFPRDIPRVPRSWIEETYSNLIHYGEADKGGHFAALEQPEILVTEIRTGLRALRS
- a CDS encoding YceI family protein produces the protein MSTQITPGHYTLDPARSTVRFRRKTFWGLTTVNGLFGSVQGTGTLASAGTADGGLVIDVASIDSKHTKRDTHLRSKDMLDAESFPKITFDADRITPTGLNSADVQGKLTVRGTSRKLSFPANFSPQGANAVVLRAAVEIDPAQFGLKNPLGMMKGSAVIDLDLRFTA
- a CDS encoding serine hydrolase domain-containing protein; translated protein: MSKPSRRRTLTALSGVAAALALSVPAADALTSHTTATPAEHSQDAFKSRTDAAVRKSLTSLVKKDGFPGALASLSDPDGRARNYTAGVGNLKTRSKVPTDGQVRIASNTKMFTATVVLQLVGEGRIDLDVPIETYLPGLVRGDGIDGHDITVRQLLQHTSGLADYDEEVVQDYLTKQQHRYFEPRELVEFGLGKKALFAPGTGWSYSNTNYVLAGLLVQKVTGRPIGEEITNRVIEPLGLRHTYWPGVGDQTIKGRHPHGYFATAPNTPYTDVTEQDPSAGWAAGGLIGTPSDLNRFLTALLDGKLLEPEQLKEMKTTVDAPDLDTVGDGHYGLGLATFKLSCGGYAWTHGGNAPGYTTRNAVTEDGRAATIAVTALPTALPAAEHIEAALDTALCTR
- a CDS encoding cytochrome b/b6 domain-containing protein; amino-acid sequence: MPPRPDSAEGSPPSRAGRLLRFTASARWAHHATALLAGVCVFTAACLYISPLSQLVGRRPLVTVVHEWSGIALPVPVLVGMVSRALRSDLRRLGRFAPHDRRWLRAAVRRTGTTNIPSGKFNAGQKLYASWTAGAGLVMVGTGLLLWFPELASLSVRMGATFVHDWLALTIAVVLAGHVWKAAGDPGAREGMWRGTVSRTWADREHRLWRQEMDGRTDEDPLTDTRTDPRTDAAGEKGGSGADDRGRRSSPA
- a CDS encoding NAD(P)-binding domain-containing protein, translating into MSSISIVGTGNMARVLGSRALAGGNAVEVIGRDASKADALAREIGGGATAGTIGAAPAGDIVILAVPYAHAVPLVRQFGNALSGKVIVDITNPFNANITGLVTPEDSSAAQEIAKAAPADAHVVKAFNTVFGHVLAAYTPEDLRPLDVFIAGDDADAKARVSSFVESLALRPLDIGDVTSARWLEGTSVLLMRAMFGKAVDSNSFTVGLTVRG
- a CDS encoding NAD(P)H-dependent oxidoreductase, with product MTLFRLDASILPAASASAEIADVVEAKWVAAHPGEEVVRRHLGTDPLSPHTWASAVVAGFIPESERTPAQREALADAKDLVEELASADAVVLAVPFYNFGVSQHFKTWVDLVIAAAGPTTPVLKGKPTVLVTVRGGGYGPGTPREGWDHSTPYLRRILADVWEADLTVIERELTLAATTPGMESLRDLAAELRTRALEEADKVGTGIATI
- a CDS encoding fumarylacetoacetate hydrolase family protein is translated as MRLATIRTRTGTSAARLDGEVLTEIPGHADVGSLLADEDWRQIARTATGPQHRRDEAELHTLVPHPSHVLCAGLNYKEHIKEMGRDLPAHPTLFAKFADTLTGPADPVATVPEDPEMDWEGELAVVVGRTAYRVREEEAGRYIAGFTVANDISMRGWQNRTTEWLQGKIWTRTTPVGPVLVTRDEFDPSSATLRTTVNGVPVQEHPVADLLFTPEHLVAYVSTMIPLQPGDLILTGTPGGVGRARTPSWYLRTGDRVEVTVDGIGTLSTPIT
- a CDS encoding TetR/AcrR family transcriptional regulator translates to MSNQSARVRSMIETRRRILDVALDVLGENPDAGMGDIASAAGVVRRTVYDHFPSRLDLVKTLTEQAVTEVTAVLTDVNASGAEADATWVEFIARVWPVAHRYRVLLALRRGEYGEAIHGLLGPVDELLADLVKRGQDSEVFAQHLPAGILSQVAYGVVFALADSDLSDGTLGAQAATITSLLMLGVPETRAVALVGDQP